The following proteins are encoded in a genomic region of Desulfurococcaceae archaeon:
- a CDS encoding DNA topoisomerase I, whose amino-acid sequence MIGERPARPSTVPFEDGEGGAYTSIWELEGKVLVIAEKPKAARKIAEALSEKYVVRKHGNVLYYEIREGDHYIVVASAAGHLYELHTDVPGYPVFDYSWVPAHIVNEEKKHVKSYLDLLSTLFRTCQYYVNACDYDVEGSVIGYLLIKLHGDEKRALRARFSSLTIPELKSSFTKLTRLDYEMIEAGLCRHELDWIWGINISRALMKALYTCTGRKVILSAGRVQTPTLKYVVDHEIKKKLFIPLPQYSITVTLKKGSTTILAEFSSNPVLREVDAKSLKSRIESSGYLVVKQCSVSSQKHGPPPPFNLSDLQEEAARIYGFSPMKTQEIAEQLYLDALISYPRTNSQKLPPTINYKEIMDKLARLEKYRELVLRLLAETKNVLKPVEGEKEDPAHPAIHPTGVTPRELTREQAAIYDLIVRRFLAAFAQHAVISRVKVTFTTLDGLHDFSATGLNVEYPGWMVYYPFHKPSTRTIPALKQGEKLEVVKVTLRETYTKPPPRLKKIDILRWMEDVGVGTESTRAIIIEKLFERGYLKNAKTGIEVSDLGIGVIEVIERFFPDLVSVELTRTFEVLMNDIMKGLRRREHVIMEAKRVLVDLLTRFNSYINDAGLLLAKKLSLVDNYAKCIIPGCRGDAYKDKLCKVHYAAYEALIQGYSEWRSRKSISFDNYVSKLAEMSSTGKYVKDVIKYYMPRAGSKVGANA is encoded by the coding sequence TTGATCGGGGAGCGCCCAGCGCGCCCATCCACGGTACCGTTCGAGGACGGTGAAGGGGGGGCTTATACCAGTATATGGGAATTGGAGGGAAAGGTACTGGTTATAGCGGAGAAACCCAAAGCGGCTAGAAAAATCGCAGAAGCGCTATCAGAGAAGTACGTCGTACGTAAGCACGGTAACGTACTTTACTACGAGATAAGGGAAGGAGATCACTACATAGTAGTAGCCAGTGCTGCAGGCCACCTTTACGAGCTACACACAGATGTTCCCGGTTACCCCGTTTTCGACTATTCATGGGTACCAGCGCATATAGTAAATGAGGAAAAGAAGCACGTGAAGAGCTACTTGGACCTACTCAGCACGTTGTTTAGGACGTGTCAGTATTACGTTAATGCGTGCGACTACGACGTGGAAGGAAGCGTCATCGGGTACTTGCTAATAAAGCTTCACGGGGATGAGAAAAGGGCTCTTAGGGCCAGGTTTTCAAGCCTCACAATACCCGAGTTGAAGAGCTCTTTTACCAAGCTAACACGGCTGGATTACGAAATGATCGAGGCAGGGCTTTGCAGGCATGAATTAGATTGGATTTGGGGAATCAACATAAGTAGAGCCCTCATGAAGGCCCTTTACACGTGTACGGGGAGAAAGGTGATTTTGAGTGCTGGACGTGTACAGACGCCAACACTCAAATACGTGGTTGACCACGAAATTAAGAAAAAGCTGTTCATACCCCTACCACAATACTCCATAACAGTTACCCTGAAGAAGGGCTCAACGACGATCCTGGCTGAGTTCTCCTCGAACCCCGTTCTTAGAGAAGTCGATGCTAAGTCCTTGAAGAGCAGGATCGAGTCCTCCGGGTACCTGGTTGTGAAACAGTGTAGCGTGAGCAGTCAGAAGCACGGCCCACCCCCACCATTCAATCTAAGCGACCTGCAAGAAGAAGCGGCTAGAATATACGGTTTCAGCCCTATGAAGACGCAAGAAATAGCTGAACAGCTGTATTTAGACGCGCTAATTAGCTATCCGCGTACTAATAGCCAGAAACTTCCCCCGACCATTAACTACAAGGAGATCATGGACAAGCTCGCCAGGCTCGAAAAATACCGCGAACTCGTCCTCAGGCTACTCGCGGAAACGAAGAACGTGTTGAAGCCCGTTGAAGGCGAGAAGGAAGACCCGGCTCACCCGGCAATACACCCAACAGGCGTAACACCACGAGAGCTTACGAGAGAGCAGGCAGCAATATACGACCTTATTGTCAGGAGGTTTCTGGCCGCGTTCGCACAGCACGCGGTAATCTCGCGCGTAAAGGTAACGTTCACGACGCTTGACGGGCTTCACGATTTCAGTGCAACGGGCCTCAACGTAGAATACCCCGGCTGGATGGTGTACTACCCGTTCCACAAGCCTTCAACGAGAACCATCCCAGCGCTTAAGCAAGGCGAGAAGCTTGAAGTAGTGAAGGTGACGTTAAGGGAAACCTACACTAAGCCTCCTCCCAGATTAAAAAAGATCGACATTTTGAGGTGGATGGAGGACGTAGGTGTCGGAACGGAGTCTACGAGGGCTATTATCATCGAGAAGCTCTTCGAGCGCGGCTACTTGAAGAATGCGAAGACCGGCATAGAGGTCTCCGACCTCGGAATTGGGGTCATTGAGGTCATTGAACGGTTTTTCCCGGACCTTGTAAGCGTGGAGCTGACGAGAACGTTCGAGGTATTGATGAACGACATCATGAAAGGTCTTAGGCGAAGGGAACACGTCATAATGGAGGCAAAGAGGGTTCTAGTGGACCTGTTAACAAGGTTCAACTCTTACATAAATGACGCCGGCTTACTCCTCGCGAAGAAGCTGTCGCTGGTTGATAATTACGCGAAGTGCATCATTCCAGGTTGCAGGGGGGATGCTTACAAGGATAAACTGTGTAAAGTCCACTACGCGGCTTACGAGGCCCTAATACAAGGATATAGCGAATGGAGGTCTAGGAAGAGCATTTCATTTGATAACTACGTATCTAAGCTCGCGGAAATGAGCTCTACGGGAAAGTACGTAAAGGACGTGATCAAGTACTACATGCCGCGAGCTGGCAGTAAAGTAGGTGCTAATGCCTAA
- a CDS encoding chromatin protein Cren7 yields MNAKRCPRCGSANSEVVKTWNLVSPLPDRAGRITITVMGVLKCRECGHSWKATISKLKVGGGVEIEGRKEVVEEERPPKEIVLDLDEILREE; encoded by the coding sequence TTGAACGCGAAGAGATGTCCGAGGTGCGGATCCGCAAACTCCGAAGTCGTTAAGACATGGAACTTGGTATCGCCATTACCCGATAGAGCTGGACGGATAACGATTACCGTTATGGGAGTACTGAAGTGCCGTGAATGCGGTCATAGTTGGAAGGCCACGATCAGTAAGCTCAAAGTTGGTGGTGGAGTAGAGATAGAAGGCAGGAAGGAGGTAGTCGAGGAGGAGAGGCCTCCAAAGGAGATCGTACTAGACCTCGACGAGATCTTGAGGGAAGAGTAG
- the eno gene encoding phosphopyruvate hydratase: MVVVSVPDIFWESLIIRDVSGRMVLDSRGNPTVQVRVVTEGYGVGVANAPSGASTGKHEAIELRDGGKEYGGKGVKRAVENVNKIIAPALVGMNAAKQREVDQKMIEIDGTENKGRLGANAIVATSLAVAKAAASTLGIPFYMYLGGKSADTLPVPMLNVINGGVHAGNRLDFQEFMIVPAGFNDFIDALKSSVEIYHALKTILKEKYGPLAVNVGDEGGYAPPLEKTRDALDLLVEAIEKAGYEPGKQVALALDVASSRLYKEDKGVYVLAGEGRELTRDEMILFYEELIRDYPIVSIEDPLHEDDFEGYSKITQIIGSKVLIVGDDLFTTNPQRLKKGIEVGAASAILVKVNQVGTLTETIDVVKLAQENNYKTIISHRSGETEDTSIADIAVGLNAKLIKTGAPARSERTAKYNRLLEIYEELERPRYPGFAVFPRKH; encoded by the coding sequence GTGGTCGTGGTGTCTGTACCCGATATATTTTGGGAATCCCTTATAATCAGGGATGTCAGCGGGCGAATGGTGTTAGATAGCCGCGGAAACCCCACTGTGCAGGTCCGCGTGGTTACGGAAGGTTATGGAGTAGGGGTGGCGAACGCTCCCAGTGGGGCATCTACAGGTAAACACGAAGCAATAGAACTGAGAGACGGGGGTAAGGAGTATGGAGGTAAGGGCGTTAAGCGGGCAGTTGAGAACGTAAACAAGATCATCGCTCCGGCGCTCGTAGGTATGAACGCTGCGAAGCAGCGCGAAGTCGATCAAAAGATGATCGAGATCGACGGCACGGAGAATAAAGGCAGGCTCGGAGCCAATGCCATAGTAGCTACAAGTCTAGCGGTGGCGAAGGCGGCCGCTTCGACTCTTGGAATTCCTTTCTACATGTACTTAGGAGGTAAAAGCGCAGACACGCTACCGGTACCCATGCTGAACGTTATTAACGGGGGCGTTCACGCGGGGAATAGACTCGACTTTCAAGAGTTCATGATCGTGCCAGCCGGGTTCAACGACTTTATAGACGCCCTGAAGTCTTCTGTCGAAATATACCATGCCTTAAAGACCATCTTAAAAGAAAAGTATGGTCCGTTGGCCGTGAATGTGGGCGATGAAGGTGGGTATGCGCCACCACTAGAAAAGACCCGCGACGCGCTCGATCTACTAGTTGAGGCGATCGAGAAGGCGGGTTATGAGCCCGGTAAGCAGGTTGCACTAGCACTGGATGTTGCGAGCTCGAGGCTCTACAAGGAGGATAAGGGAGTGTACGTTCTGGCCGGTGAAGGTAGGGAGCTCACTAGGGACGAGATGATCCTGTTTTACGAGGAGCTCATAAGGGACTACCCAATCGTCAGCATCGAGGACCCACTACACGAAGACGACTTTGAAGGATACAGCAAAATAACGCAGATCATCGGGTCCAAGGTGCTGATAGTCGGAGATGACCTTTTCACCACAAATCCTCAAAGGTTAAAGAAGGGTATAGAGGTGGGTGCGGCCAGCGCAATACTAGTTAAAGTGAACCAGGTAGGAACGCTAACCGAGACCATAGACGTGGTTAAGTTAGCTCAAGAGAATAATTATAAAACCATCATAAGCCATAGAAGCGGCGAGACCGAGGACACTTCCATAGCCGATATAGCTGTAGGTCTTAACGCCAAGCTAATTAAGACCGGTGCCCCTGCACGCAGTGAAAGAACAGCCAAGTACAACAGGCTACTCGAAATATACGAGGAGCTCGAAAGACCGCGATATCCAGGCTTTGCGGTTTTCCCAAGAAAACACTGA
- a CDS encoding TldD/PmbA family protein, whose amino-acid sequence MVFDESLLIRIADQGRDLGASYVEVRFQDDYGYDITLRNGKVIGVSFNRDRGVGIRALINGSLGFASTNNMGFESLLEALEKAVSRARTLSRLRKTPIEFSEERPGKARYVAVEKTPLQELSPEVAIKLISEIYKSAQEALREAKLASMITVLRVRVQEKLIITSEGGFVESRIPRLYISVGSTLLHQGRVLQRFKEFGASGGAELVEEWRPVETVSEELKALERALVHGIEPPHEKVNVVLGPEVVGLIVHESAGHPMEADRILGREAAQAGESYVKPDMIGSFRVGNQHATVIEDPTIPGSYGFYLYDDECVRARPRYLYKEGVIYEPLHNRHTAKIFKTQSNGAARAMTYASEPIIRMSNTYLAPGTMKFEELIEDIELGVYVKSYMEWNIDDARWNQRYVGLEAYLIKKGEIAEPVKNPVLEFTTGWFYSNIVGVDDDLKLYPGTCGKGEPSQGVPVWFGGPNVKLEKMRVGVIP is encoded by the coding sequence TTGGTTTTTGATGAATCCCTCTTAATCAGAATTGCTGATCAGGGCAGGGACCTGGGCGCGAGCTACGTGGAGGTGAGGTTTCAAGACGACTACGGTTATGACATCACTCTCAGGAACGGCAAAGTCATAGGTGTGTCATTTAACAGGGACCGTGGCGTTGGTATAAGGGCGCTAATTAATGGCTCGCTCGGTTTCGCCTCAACCAATAATATGGGCTTTGAAAGCCTCTTAGAGGCGCTTGAAAAAGCCGTTTCTAGGGCTAGAACTCTGAGCAGGCTCAGGAAAACCCCGATAGAGTTCTCGGAGGAGAGACCGGGTAAGGCGAGGTACGTAGCAGTCGAGAAAACCCCTCTCCAAGAACTATCTCCAGAAGTTGCAATCAAACTCATAAGTGAAATTTACAAGTCAGCACAGGAAGCCCTAAGAGAGGCCAAGCTAGCATCGATGATCACCGTTCTCCGAGTGCGTGTCCAGGAAAAGCTGATAATAACCTCTGAAGGAGGGTTCGTAGAGTCCAGGATACCAAGGCTATACATATCTGTCGGAAGCACTCTCCTACACCAGGGTAGGGTGCTCCAGCGGTTTAAGGAGTTCGGCGCGTCGGGTGGGGCAGAACTGGTAGAGGAATGGAGGCCCGTCGAAACGGTGTCCGAAGAGTTGAAGGCGCTTGAAAGGGCCCTAGTTCACGGCATTGAACCCCCTCACGAGAAGGTAAACGTCGTTTTAGGCCCCGAAGTGGTTGGGTTAATAGTGCACGAATCCGCCGGCCACCCCATGGAGGCCGATAGGATCCTCGGACGGGAAGCAGCGCAAGCAGGCGAGTCCTACGTCAAACCAGACATGATTGGTAGCTTCAGAGTGGGCAACCAGCATGCAACGGTAATAGAGGACCCGACCATACCTGGTAGTTATGGGTTCTACCTTTACGACGATGAGTGCGTGCGTGCGAGGCCCCGTTACCTGTACAAGGAAGGGGTTATTTACGAGCCCTTACACAACAGACATACCGCGAAGATATTCAAGACGCAGAGCAATGGCGCGGCAAGGGCCATGACCTACGCATCAGAGCCGATCATAAGAATGAGCAACACCTACCTCGCACCCGGCACGATGAAATTTGAAGAGCTAATAGAAGATATAGAGTTAGGAGTGTACGTGAAGTCTTACATGGAGTGGAACATAGACGATGCCAGGTGGAATCAAAGGTATGTAGGGTTAGAAGCATATCTCATAAAGAAGGGTGAAATTGCAGAGCCCGTTAAGAACCCCGTACTGGAATTCACTACCGGGTGGTTTTACAGTAACATAGTAGGTGTCGACGACGACTTAAAGCTATATCCAGGAACGTGCGGTAAGGGCGAGCCCTCTCAGGGGGTCCCTGTATGGTTCGGTGGCCCTAACGTTAAGTTAGAAAAGATGAGAGTAGGGGTGATACCGTGA
- a CDS encoding CdvA-like protein, which yields MCGTIETVAECLGKPVVDPYGRRIGFVASFYSDVDGKVKSLEVNASDEEFKEVPIERFNVTPEGIVLVPEYEYNAIAVENRLKLVKSRLASLEELYSRKDVPMHVYENFKKKLEDELANIKARAKEVKDALRARLHEVEEQIAEIEKAITSLKTSYIAGEIPERPYLTALDIMKKSLEVFLKEKDSIRKHIDKIESLEALPISPAISIQQIKEEVGEQKQPVNVVVVE from the coding sequence ATGTGCGGTACGATAGAAACTGTGGCAGAGTGCCTCGGCAAGCCGGTGGTAGATCCGTATGGTCGAAGAATAGGCTTTGTGGCGAGTTTCTACAGTGACGTGGACGGCAAGGTCAAGTCCTTGGAGGTTAACGCGAGCGATGAGGAGTTCAAGGAAGTACCCATCGAGAGGTTTAACGTAACCCCGGAGGGTATAGTCCTAGTACCCGAATACGAGTACAACGCCATCGCAGTAGAGAATAGGCTAAAACTCGTGAAGAGCAGGCTCGCATCGCTAGAGGAACTTTACAGTAGGAAGGACGTGCCCATGCATGTATACGAAAACTTCAAGAAGAAGCTCGAAGACGAGCTCGCAAACATTAAAGCCCGCGCCAAGGAAGTAAAGGACGCCCTGAGAGCTAGGCTCCATGAAGTAGAAGAGCAGATCGCAGAAATAGAGAAAGCGATAACGTCACTGAAGACGAGCTACATAGCCGGCGAAATACCGGAAAGGCCGTACTTGACAGCACTAGACATAATGAAAAAGAGCCTCGAGGTATTCCTCAAGGAGAAGGATAGTATAAGGAAGCACATCGATAAGATCGAGTCTTTAGAGGCGCTACCGATATCTCCCGCTATCAGCATCCAGCAAATTAAAGAAGAGGTCGGAGAACAAAAACAACCCGTTAACGTAGTAGTTGTAGAGTGA
- a CDS encoding signal peptidase I, whose protein sequence is MVLVLIIVAIVVAVKVYLADVPVAVVKGNSMFPLLREGDVVFIVRSNPREIKEGDVIVFWTPDNAMLVIHRVIEVVEVDSTPYYVTKGDNNLFRDVYYPVGVPHSKVVGKVASVGNSVYKIPYMGYITLIFRH, encoded by the coding sequence TTGGTACTCGTTCTTATCATAGTAGCCATCGTTGTTGCGGTGAAAGTGTACTTAGCCGACGTGCCGGTAGCCGTTGTTAAGGGTAATAGCATGTTCCCGCTGCTTAGGGAAGGGGATGTGGTTTTCATAGTAAGATCGAATCCCCGCGAAATCAAAGAAGGCGATGTCATTGTTTTTTGGACACCAGATAACGCTATGCTAGTCATTCACAGAGTCATCGAGGTGGTAGAGGTGGACAGTACACCATACTACGTCACAAAGGGTGATAACAACCTATTCAGAGACGTGTACTACCCCGTTGGCGTACCTCATAGCAAGGTAGTCGGCAAGGTCGCTTCCGTGGGCAACTCCGTGTACAAGATACCGTACATGGGTTACATCACGCTGATATTTAGGCATTAG
- a CDS encoding DNA-directed RNA polymerase subunit K, with the protein MTEALLDIYRRAVSQRLSRFELARVIGARALQLSMGAPPLIDVSNIEVRDPVYIATLELINGLLPMSILRPRETGEYELVPVSKLVTPEVKRYLSSILESWNISRRV; encoded by the coding sequence ATGACCGAGGCTTTGCTCGACATATATAGGAGGGCTGTAAGTCAACGGCTATCCAGGTTTGAACTAGCTCGGGTAATTGGTGCTAGAGCGTTACAGCTATCTATGGGCGCTCCCCCACTAATAGACGTGTCAAACATAGAAGTAAGAGACCCTGTTTACATCGCGACGTTAGAATTAATTAACGGGTTACTTCCAATGTCTATCTTAAGGCCCAGGGAAACAGGTGAATACGAACTTGTACCAGTCAGCAAACTCGTTACACCAGAAGTTAAAAGATATCTTAGCTCTATTCTCGAAAGCTGGAATATCAGTCGTAGAGTTTAG
- a CDS encoding site-2 protease family protein, with product MNTNLYQSANSLHQKLKDILALFSKAGISVVEFRDYRNFVDLVVDKPLSSQLFKELYNDLLNGYNVLMFQLRSDELPVIRLVPYLKQKSRLYNYRWILTITSIITVFLTGLGLSQGFHSEEIGKAIGANTGITAIIIDAVLYSTAFLVTLVSHEFGHLITSRKSGIEAEGPILLPAPPIQLGFIGTLGAVIFTKTPPPTRKDLAKLGILGPLMGIVVATLFGVIGLYLSPLIPLELAQQLIEAGKIAPVGVTSLGIYLLRFLSLESGVIIIHPILFVAYFVYLVTFLNLLPIGQLDGGHVVRSVLSAKAFRTISTLVPPVLVLVGSILHLSGANGLYFISIGFLSLILYFFIGKHGHPGVANQYDDSKCITCLLIYVILLALTLPIPLS from the coding sequence GTGAATACGAACTTGTACCAGTCAGCAAACTCGTTACACCAGAAGTTAAAAGATATCTTAGCTCTATTCTCGAAAGCTGGAATATCAGTCGTAGAGTTTAGGGATTACCGTAACTTCGTCGACCTCGTCGTAGATAAGCCCCTCTCTTCGCAGCTATTTAAAGAGCTCTACAACGACCTCTTAAACGGCTACAATGTACTAATGTTCCAGTTAAGGTCAGACGAGCTACCCGTTATAAGGCTAGTACCTTACTTAAAGCAGAAGTCACGCCTCTACAACTACAGGTGGATCCTCACAATAACGAGCATTATAACGGTATTCTTAACGGGTCTCGGGCTTTCTCAAGGTTTTCACAGCGAGGAAATAGGTAAAGCCATAGGCGCGAATACGGGCATTACCGCGATCATAATAGACGCTGTTCTATACTCTACAGCATTCCTAGTTACGCTAGTTTCCCACGAATTCGGTCACCTGATTACTAGTAGAAAAAGCGGTATCGAGGCCGAGGGCCCTATACTCTTACCAGCCCCACCCATACAGCTAGGCTTTATAGGTACCCTCGGCGCCGTAATATTCACTAAGACCCCACCACCTACTAGAAAGGACTTAGCAAAGCTCGGTATACTAGGTCCTTTGATGGGCATAGTTGTCGCTACGTTATTTGGAGTAATAGGGCTCTACCTATCACCACTAATACCACTCGAGCTTGCGCAACAGCTGATTGAAGCAGGGAAGATCGCGCCTGTCGGTGTAACGAGTCTCGGGATCTACTTACTGAGATTCCTCAGCCTAGAAAGCGGTGTAATCATAATCCACCCCATCTTATTCGTAGCATACTTTGTATACCTGGTTACCTTCCTTAACTTATTGCCAATAGGTCAATTGGATGGAGGGCACGTCGTGAGAAGTGTTCTCAGCGCTAAAGCATTTCGCACCATCAGCACGCTCGTACCACCGGTCCTGGTACTAGTAGGCTCAATACTGCACCTCTCGGGCGCAAACGGGCTGTATTTCATTAGCATTGGTTTCTTGTCACTAATCCTCTACTTCTTCATAGGCAAGCATGGACATCCCGGCGTAGCAAATCAGTACGATGACTCGAAATGCATTACATGCCTGTTGATCTACGTTATACTCCTAGCACTTACACTGCCCATCCCGCTTTCCTAA
- the thsA gene encoding thermosome subunit alpha, whose amino-acid sequence MALYGIPVLILKEGTKRTVGRDALRSNIAAAKALAEVLKTSLGPRGLDKMLVDSFGDVTVTNDGATIVKEMEVQHPAAKLLVEVAKAQDAEVGDGTTSAVVLAGTLLAKAEELLDQDIHPSIIIEGYTKALKEALRILREIAIPVDTENRDSLRKVVKTAIASKYIGGDIIANRLTEIAIDAALAVSEPKADGTKEFRVDDVKIEKKKGGNVLDTQLVYGIVLDKEVVHPGMPKRVEKAKIALLDAPLEVEKPEITAKINITSPEMIKAFLDEEAKMLKEMVDKIADVGANVVVCQKGIDEVAQHFLAKRGIMAVRRVKRSDLEKLERASGGKIVSSIRDLKPDDLGYAELVEERKVGNDKMVFIEGCKNPKAVTILVRGASDMVLDEIERSLKDALNVLRNVMRVPYIVAGGGAVELEVAMKLREYAAKIGGKEQLAIEAFATALEEIPMILAASCGKDPLEVLMELRKLHAEGKKDSGIDVVSAEIVNDMATRNVIEPLLVKEAMIKTAAEAALAVLKIDDIIAASPMKKEKEKEKKEEEKELPKPEF is encoded by the coding sequence GTGGCACTCTACGGTATACCGGTCTTAATATTGAAGGAAGGAACGAAAAGAACGGTTGGCCGTGATGCTTTAAGGTCAAACATCGCTGCAGCCAAGGCGCTAGCGGAGGTATTAAAAACCAGTCTCGGCCCCCGCGGACTGGACAAAATGCTCGTGGACAGCTTCGGCGACGTAACGGTTACGAATGACGGCGCCACAATTGTTAAAGAGATGGAAGTGCAACATCCAGCTGCAAAGCTACTAGTAGAAGTCGCCAAGGCCCAAGACGCCGAAGTTGGTGATGGAACGACGAGCGCTGTCGTCTTAGCGGGTACGTTACTAGCAAAAGCGGAAGAGCTACTAGATCAGGATATCCATCCAAGCATAATCATAGAAGGCTATACCAAGGCACTAAAAGAGGCTCTTAGAATACTCCGCGAAATAGCCATCCCAGTAGACACTGAGAACAGGGACTCCCTTAGAAAAGTCGTAAAAACAGCTATTGCAAGCAAGTATATTGGAGGCGACATCATAGCTAACAGGCTAACCGAAATAGCTATAGATGCCGCATTAGCGGTCTCAGAGCCCAAGGCAGACGGCACGAAGGAGTTTAGAGTCGACGATGTAAAGATCGAGAAGAAGAAAGGAGGAAACGTGCTCGATACTCAACTGGTTTACGGGATTGTACTGGACAAGGAGGTGGTACACCCAGGCATGCCTAAGAGGGTTGAAAAAGCCAAGATCGCGCTACTCGATGCCCCCCTCGAGGTTGAAAAGCCCGAAATAACCGCTAAAATAAACATCACGAGCCCAGAAATGATCAAGGCATTCCTCGACGAGGAGGCGAAGATGCTCAAGGAAATGGTAGACAAGATCGCCGATGTCGGGGCAAACGTAGTGGTGTGCCAGAAGGGTATCGACGAGGTTGCACAACACTTCCTAGCCAAGAGGGGGATAATGGCGGTTAGAAGGGTTAAGAGAAGCGACCTGGAGAAGCTGGAAAGAGCCTCCGGTGGAAAAATAGTCAGTAGCATTAGAGACCTAAAACCAGATGACTTAGGATATGCCGAGCTCGTGGAGGAGAGAAAAGTCGGTAATGACAAAATGGTATTCATAGAAGGCTGTAAGAACCCGAAAGCCGTTACCATACTAGTACGCGGAGCGAGCGACATGGTGTTAGACGAGATTGAGAGGAGCTTAAAAGACGCCCTGAACGTCTTGAGGAACGTTATGCGTGTACCCTACATTGTAGCGGGTGGAGGCGCGGTTGAACTCGAAGTCGCAATGAAGCTAAGAGAATACGCAGCCAAGATCGGCGGCAAGGAGCAACTCGCTATCGAGGCATTCGCAACGGCACTCGAGGAAATACCGATGATACTCGCCGCATCCTGCGGTAAGGACCCGCTAGAGGTGTTAATGGAGTTGAGGAAGCTCCACGCTGAAGGGAAGAAAGACTCCGGTATAGACGTCGTGTCAGCCGAGATCGTCAATGACATGGCAACGAGGAACGTGATAGAGCCTCTACTGGTCAAAGAAGCGATGATCAAGACCGCGGCGGAGGCGGCGCTCGCGGTCCTAAAAATAGACGACATTATCGCGGCTAGCCCGATGAAGAAAGAGAAGGAAAAGGAGAAGAAAGAGGAGGAAAAGGAGTTACCTAAGCCCGAGTTTTAA
- a CDS encoding TldD/PmbA family protein — MSAVELSNALLKALSKLYDEVAVVVVENEKTMVKLWNTELSVVQTWTETEINLRLAKSRRLWTVYLSARDPLYVVKSAEEIVKLADRIEEAELYAPLPEPGECDPLEDAYDVNVEALMKDPSKPVEAMVDEALSNGAERVAGTLTLAKTSRVLLTSKGFQCTEKTTSIEAYIRAFKGEFSGHWAHGSTRLSLNDIRAVGRKAGLYATITSNRGDISPGTYNVVISPLVAGNLLNYIAMMASALSVMAGFSVFAKYKVGEKIASDDFTLLDKPRDPTLPHARGFDDEGLKTFNKPIIENGTVKTLLHNSGTALKMGDRSTGNAGWIRPVAWNLEVSGGEIKEEELFSEVREGVVITNNWYTRLQNYYEGLFSTVSRDATLMVKNGEVTGYVGRVRMATSFPRFLSSIVGASRNRYDIWWWEVRTPTRTPYFILQNIPITKPEV, encoded by the coding sequence GTGAGCGCGGTAGAGCTAAGCAACGCGCTGCTCAAAGCGCTGTCTAAGCTATACGACGAAGTAGCAGTAGTGGTCGTTGAAAACGAGAAGACGATGGTTAAGCTCTGGAACACGGAGCTCTCGGTTGTCCAGACGTGGACCGAGACAGAGATAAACTTGAGGTTGGCCAAGTCGCGGAGACTGTGGACTGTATACTTGAGTGCGAGGGATCCACTGTACGTCGTGAAAAGTGCCGAAGAAATAGTGAAGCTGGCCGATAGGATCGAAGAGGCTGAGCTCTACGCCCCTCTACCGGAACCGGGTGAATGCGACCCCCTCGAAGACGCTTATGATGTTAACGTGGAGGCCCTCATGAAGGACCCGAGTAAACCAGTGGAAGCAATGGTAGATGAGGCCCTATCTAACGGTGCTGAGAGAGTTGCAGGTACCCTAACGCTGGCTAAAACCAGCAGGGTGCTTCTGACCAGTAAGGGCTTCCAGTGTACGGAGAAAACCACAAGCATCGAAGCGTACATTAGGGCGTTTAAAGGAGAATTTAGTGGTCACTGGGCGCACGGCTCAACGAGGCTATCTCTTAACGATATAAGAGCGGTGGGAAGGAAGGCCGGACTGTACGCGACGATCACGAGCAATAGGGGTGACATTTCACCTGGTACGTATAATGTGGTTATCTCCCCGCTGGTTGCTGGAAACCTGTTAAACTACATCGCCATGATGGCGTCAGCGCTGTCCGTAATGGCGGGGTTCTCGGTGTTCGCTAAGTACAAAGTAGGAGAGAAGATCGCGTCTGATGATTTCACACTCCTCGATAAACCCCGAGACCCAACTCTACCCCATGCACGGGGTTTTGATGACGAGGGTTTGAAGACGTTTAATAAACCAATCATAGAAAACGGGACTGTCAAGACACTACTACATAATAGTGGGACGGCCCTGAAAATGGGTGACAGATCCACCGGTAACGCTGGCTGGATCCGTCCAGTAGCGTGGAACCTCGAGGTCTCTGGCGGCGAAATCAAGGAAGAAGAACTGTTCTCCGAAGTACGGGAAGGAGTGGTGATAACTAACAACTGGTACACGAGGCTTCAAAACTACTATGAAGGGTTGTTCTCAACAGTTTCAAGGGATGCAACTCTGATGGTAAAGAATGGCGAGGTTACTGGGTACGTGGGAAGAGTTAGAATGGCTACAAGCTTCCCCAGGTTCTTGAGTAGCATTGTAGGTGCCAGTAGAAATAGATACGATATATGGTGGTGGGAGGTTAGAACGCCAACGAGAACGCCTTACTTCATACTGCAAAACATCCCAATAACGAAGCCCGAGGTGTAA